A genomic segment from Vicia villosa cultivar HV-30 ecotype Madison, WI unplaced genomic scaffold, Vvil1.0 ctg.000339F_1_1, whole genome shotgun sequence encodes:
- the LOC131626952 gene encoding uncharacterized protein LOC131626952 has product MGCGISTMNGNDTSPGRHHFKGRFRHQNIIVSPIAKNNDNMYNYETIKDDDDDDGNHEAIMREEGFNGNRLKDRKIMEDRSDQEERNERKQEKLKEDNGSNNKNNIGTNYEEGENNYKNRDEWFIGPGSPSFREYCNDYDTGYRSSIGDSNDYPQYGESTKNSSDEDSTKPVNGRSKEQEAEKKERKGRGGFRNAMHKGKGRGGKRNILNFGCYNSNTQSYAEDSFNKVVEKTT; this is encoded by the exons ATGGGTTGTGGCATCTCAACCATGAATGGAAATGATACATCTCCAGGCCGGCATCATTTTAAGGGTCGGTTCCGTCATCAAAATATTATTGTTTCACCCATTGCGAAAAACAATGACAACATGTATAATTATGAAACTAttaaagatgatgatgatgatgatggaaatcATGAAGCAATAATGAGGGAGGAAGGGTTCAATGGTAATAGATTGAAAGACAGAAAAATTATGGAAGATAGAAGTGATCAAGAGGAAAGGAAtgaaagaaaacaagaaaaattaAAGGAGGATAATGGTAGcaataataaaaacaacattGGTACAAATTATGAAGAGGGGGAGAATAATTATAAGAATAGGGATGAGTGGTTTATTGGACCTGGATCACCAAGTTTTAGGGAATATTGTAATGATTATGATACTGGGTATAGAAGCTCTATAGGAGATTCCAATGATTATCCTCAATATGGAGAAAGCACAAAGAATAGTA GTGATGAAGATTCAACAAAACCAGTAAATGGTCGTTCCAAAGAG CAAGAAGCtgagaagaaagagagaaaaggGCGAGGGGGATTTAGGAATGCTATGCATAAAGGAAAGGGAAGAGGAGGAAAgagaaatattttaaattttggttGTTATAACTCTAACACTCAATCCTATGCAGAAGACTCTTTCaacaaagttgtagaaaaaaCTACATGA